A stretch of the Bacillus anthracis str. Vollum genome encodes the following:
- a CDS encoding sensor histidine kinase, whose translation MKSLYSRFVFMTVGIMLLSSIIGFLLTNVYYQVKLKPYNSEKILKYAEEVKSLYEKQSEENQEAYLQSIAKLGYEIYIVDDQKNGKRIGNAFRKTTISDDTIRKVLNGETFNGVSTYPTRLFITGFFDNELINSVGVPLKHGDKQYALFIRPDIQNQFGEMRIFLAVLLGFIVLLSIIFIAIAAGYIVRPIRKFTNATQKIASGEYEIELDVKRKDEIGTLSTSFQKMTKSIKELDEMRQEFVSNVSHEFQSPLSSIQGFSKTLQTEKMSVEERNHYLQIIEGESKRMSSLCKQLLTLASLDKEEKVLQIKEFNLQKQIKDVIFMLEWKWREKNIAIEFDVPDITIKGDENLLHQVWSNIFTNSIKFSNEGGTIEFFVEELESSVIISISDNGIGMEKEEMDRIFDRFYKVDTARARNVEGSGLGLSIVQKIVELHNGNVSVYSTKGEGTTVRVELPK comes from the coding sequence ATGAAATCATTATATTCTAGATTTGTATTTATGACAGTCGGTATTATGCTACTTAGTAGTATTATCGGCTTTTTATTAACGAACGTATATTATCAAGTGAAGTTAAAACCGTATAACAGTGAAAAGATTTTAAAGTATGCGGAAGAAGTTAAATCGTTATATGAAAAGCAAAGCGAAGAAAATCAAGAGGCGTACTTACAATCTATTGCGAAGTTAGGGTATGAAATTTATATTGTAGATGATCAAAAGAATGGAAAGCGTATCGGCAATGCGTTTCGTAAGACGACGATAAGTGATGATACAATCCGTAAAGTGTTGAATGGCGAAACGTTTAATGGTGTTTCCACATATCCGACTCGTCTCTTTATTACCGGTTTTTTCGATAATGAATTAATAAATAGTGTCGGTGTACCACTAAAGCACGGTGATAAACAGTACGCATTATTTATTCGCCCTGACATTCAAAACCAATTTGGCGAGATGCGAATTTTCTTAGCGGTGTTACTTGGGTTTATCGTACTATTAAGTATTATTTTTATTGCGATTGCAGCAGGTTACATCGTTCGTCCCATTCGTAAGTTTACGAACGCGACGCAAAAAATTGCGAGTGGGGAATATGAAATTGAATTAGACGTAAAACGAAAAGATGAAATAGGGACGCTATCTACAAGCTTCCAAAAGATGACGAAAAGTATTAAAGAATTAGATGAAATGAGACAAGAGTTTGTTTCAAACGTTTCACATGAATTTCAGTCGCCGCTTTCTTCCATACAAGGGTTTTCAAAGACATTGCAAACAGAAAAGATGAGTGTGGAAGAAAGAAACCATTACTTACAAATTATTGAGGGCGAAAGTAAGCGAATGTCTAGTTTATGTAAACAGTTACTTACGCTCGCTTCATTAGATAAAGAAGAGAAAGTTTTACAAATAAAAGAATTCAATTTGCAGAAGCAAATTAAAGACGTCATTTTTATGCTCGAGTGGAAATGGCGTGAGAAAAATATTGCCATTGAATTTGATGTGCCGGATATCACTATAAAAGGTGATGAGAACTTACTTCATCAAGTATGGAGTAACATTTTCACGAATAGCATCAAGTTTTCAAATGAGGGTGGGACCATTGAGTTTTTCGTCGAAGAGTTAGAGTCTAGCGTTATCATCTCTATATCCGATAATGGAATCGGAATGGAAAAAGAAGAAATGGATCGTATTTTTGATCGCTTCTACAAAGTAGATACAGCAAGAGCAAGAAATGTAGAAGGCAGCGGTTTAGGGTTATCGATTGTGCAGAAGATTGTTGAACTGCATAACG
- a CDS encoding response regulator transcription factor yields the protein MKMIHILLADDDKHIRELLHYHLQKEGFKVFEAEDGKVAQEVLEKENIHLAIVDIMMPFVDGYTLCEEIRKYHDIPVILLTAKDQLVDKEKGFISGTDDYIVKPFEPAEVIFRMKALLRRYQMLSADIITLHGTTIDRKGVEVKCNGQTILLPLKEFELLSQLASYPGRTFSREELIELVWGMDFEGDERTVDVHVKRLRDRFSKRTDDFQITTVRGLGYKLELK from the coding sequence ATGAAGATGATACATATTTTATTAGCTGATGATGATAAGCATATTAGAGAGTTGTTACATTACCATTTACAAAAAGAGGGATTTAAAGTTTTTGAAGCAGAAGATGGAAAGGTAGCGCAAGAAGTATTAGAGAAGGAAAATATTCATCTTGCGATCGTAGACATTATGATGCCGTTCGTTGATGGCTATACGTTATGTGAAGAAATTCGTAAGTATCATGATATTCCTGTTATTTTATTAACGGCGAAAGATCAGTTAGTTGATAAAGAAAAAGGATTCATTTCTGGTACGGACGATTATATTGTAAAACCATTTGAACCAGCTGAAGTCATTTTCCGTATGAAAGCTTTATTACGCCGTTATCAAATGCTAAGTGCAGACATAATTACACTTCACGGGACGACAATTGATCGTAAAGGTGTTGAAGTAAAGTGTAACGGGCAGACGATTTTGCTTCCATTAAAGGAATTTGAGTTATTATCACAACTTGCTAGCTATCCTGGAAGAACATTTTCAAGAGAAGAGTTAATTGAACTAGTATGGGGAATGGATTTTGAAGGGGATGAACGAACAGTTGATGTTCATGTGAAAAGGCTCCGAGATCGTTTCTCAAAACGAACGGATGATTTTCAAATTACAACAGTACGCGGACTCGGGTATAAGTTGGAGCTGAAATAA
- a CDS encoding MarR family winged helix-turn-helix transcriptional regulator yields MKEILREIGMIARALDSISNIEFKEYELTKGQYLYLVRICENPGIIQEKLSEMIKVDRTTAARAIKKLEINGFIEKKEDESNKKIKKLFPTEKGKNVYPFIKRENDYSNTVALEGFSETEAETISNLLQRVRKNIEKDWEFVKKGNKRDY; encoded by the coding sequence ATGAAAGAAATTCTTCGTGAAATTGGCATGATTGCAAGGGCATTAGATTCTATTAGTAATATAGAATTCAAAGAATATGAGCTTACAAAAGGTCAGTATTTGTATCTTGTGCGAATATGTGAAAACCCAGGAATCATTCAAGAAAAGCTATCTGAGATGATAAAAGTAGATCGTACAACTGCAGCCCGGGCTATCAAAAAGCTTGAAATTAATGGATTTATCGAAAAGAAAGAAGATGAATCTAACAAAAAAATTAAAAAACTTTTCCCGACAGAAAAAGGAAAAAATGTTTATCCTTTTATTAAGAGAGAAAATGATTATTCCAATACTGTTGCATTAGAGGGATTTTCGGAAACAGAAGCGGAAACTATTTCTAACCTTCTTCAAAGAGTAAGAAAAAATATAGAAAAAGATTGGGAATTTGTAAAAAAGGGAAATAAGAGAGATTATTGA
- the paiB gene encoding protease synthase/sporulation negative transcriptional regulator PaiB, with the protein MYIPKYFKVTNVDEIWGFVQKNSFGTIVTTKKEKPIATHLPFGLTKQGDDYFITGHMAYGNPQWRTFETCENVLVMLQGPHSYISSSWYENEEVPTWNYQAVHIYGKASILDKEELIDELTTMLKKYEEHRENSVLWDKLSPTLLENELKGIVGFKIKVGDIQAAYKLSQNRNETDYINIIEKLYDEENPDAKQMAELMGSRLNNHI; encoded by the coding sequence ATGTATATTCCAAAGTATTTTAAAGTCACAAATGTTGATGAAATTTGGGGTTTTGTCCAAAAAAACTCTTTTGGAACAATCGTCACAACAAAAAAAGAGAAACCAATCGCAACTCATTTGCCCTTTGGGTTAACTAAACAAGGTGATGATTATTTTATTACTGGACATATGGCTTATGGGAACCCCCAGTGGAGAACATTTGAAACCTGTGAGAATGTTCTTGTAATGCTTCAGGGACCGCACTCTTATATCTCTTCTTCTTGGTATGAAAATGAAGAAGTTCCAACATGGAATTATCAAGCTGTCCATATATATGGTAAAGCAAGTATTTTAGATAAAGAGGAATTAATAGATGAATTAACAACAATGCTGAAAAAATATGAAGAGCATCGTGAAAATTCAGTATTATGGGATAAACTTTCCCCCACTCTCTTAGAAAATGAACTGAAAGGCATAGTTGGGTTTAAAATTAAAGTAGGAGACATTCAGGCTGCATATAAATTAAGTCAAAATCGAAATGAGACGGATTATATTAATATTATTGAGAAATTGTACGATGAAGAAAATCCAGATGCAAAACAAATGGCGGAACTCATGGGGAGTAGATTAAACAATCACATATAA
- a CDS encoding YitT family protein: MKKRTTDIIFIIIGAFLFALGVNLFVIPNEFGEGGVTGITIITYYLFEWSPGLVNLILNAILLIVGYKFLNKITTIYTIIAVVTNSLFLHLTEGWTIASDEMLVNAIFGGIFIGCGIGLIIRVGGTTAGTTILARMTHKYLGWSISYGLLFFDLIVAFSSYFIIGAEKLMLTIIMLYVGTKVMEFVIEGLNPKKAITIISDKPDEIAGKVTSLMGRGVTVYSGHGYYTKTPKDILYVVINKQEVVKLKRIVQTTDPAAFIAIHDVRDVFGEGFVDISKA; this comes from the coding sequence ATGAAAAAAAGAACGACAGACATTATTTTTATTATTATTGGTGCATTCCTTTTTGCGTTAGGTGTGAATTTGTTTGTTATCCCGAATGAGTTCGGTGAAGGCGGGGTAACAGGTATTACGATTATTACGTACTACTTATTTGAGTGGTCACCAGGTTTAGTCAATTTAATTTTAAATGCGATTTTATTAATAGTCGGCTATAAATTTTTGAATAAAATCACAACGATTTATACGATTATCGCTGTAGTTACGAACTCGCTATTTCTTCATTTAACAGAAGGATGGACGATTGCTTCGGATGAAATGCTCGTAAATGCCATTTTCGGTGGAATATTTATCGGGTGCGGGATTGGTCTCATTATTCGCGTTGGTGGAACGACAGCAGGTACTACAATCTTAGCGAGGATGACACATAAGTACTTAGGTTGGAGCATTAGCTACGGTCTACTGTTCTTTGATTTAATCGTTGCGTTTTCATCTTATTTCATCATTGGTGCAGAAAAGCTGATGCTGACAATTATTATGTTATATGTAGGAACGAAAGTAATGGAATTTGTAATTGAAGGTTTAAATCCGAAAAAGGCCATTACGATTATTTCCGATAAGCCGGATGAAATTGCCGGGAAGGTGACTAGCTTAATGGGTAGAGGAGTTACTGTGTACTCAGGTCATGGCTATTACACGAAAACGCCGAAGGACATTCTTTATGTTGTTATTAATAAGCAAGAAGTAGTGAAGCTAAAGAGGATTGTTCAAACTACAGATCCGGCTGCGTTCATCGCTATACACGATGTTCGCGACGTGTTCGGAGAAGGATTTGTTGATATTTCGAAGGCTTAA
- a CDS encoding MFS transporter: protein MKNKFRYYVFTMLTFITIVNYIDRGAIAYAQSFIIKEYGFDPKEWGAILGYFGYGYMIGSLLGGIFSDKKGPKFVWIVAATAWSIFEIATAFAGEIGIAVFGGSALIGFAIFRVLFGLTEGPSFAVSNKTAANWAAPKERAFLTSLGFVGVPLGAVLTAPVAVLLLSFTSWKIMFFILGTIGIVWAIIWYFTFTNMPEDHPRVTKEELAEIRSTEGVLQSVKVEKEIPKEPWYSFFKVPTFVMVTIAYFCFQYINFLILTWTPKYLQDVFHFQLSSLWYLGMIPWLGACITLPLGAKLSDRILRKTGNLRLARTGLPIIALLLTAICFSFIPAMNNYVAVLALMSLGNAFAFLPSSLFWAIIVDTAPAYSGTYSGIMHFIANIATILAPTLTGYLVVSYGYPSMFIVAAILAAIAMGAMLFVKPGQQTKTESLFNWRGKKRLEEPRANFE, encoded by the coding sequence ATGAAGAATAAATTTCGTTATTATGTCTTTACAATGCTCACGTTTATTACGATAGTAAATTATATTGATCGAGGGGCCATCGCTTATGCGCAGTCTTTCATTATAAAGGAATATGGCTTTGACCCGAAGGAGTGGGGAGCTATATTAGGGTATTTTGGTTACGGTTACATGATTGGTTCTTTATTAGGAGGTATTTTTTCAGATAAAAAAGGACCGAAATTTGTATGGATTGTAGCAGCGACGGCTTGGTCTATTTTTGAAATTGCGACTGCTTTTGCTGGAGAAATAGGGATTGCTGTTTTTGGAGGGTCTGCTTTAATAGGATTTGCTATTTTCCGCGTTTTATTTGGATTAACAGAAGGTCCATCTTTTGCGGTTTCGAATAAGACAGCAGCAAACTGGGCAGCTCCAAAAGAAAGGGCTTTTCTAACATCCCTTGGTTTTGTTGGCGTTCCGTTAGGGGCAGTATTAACAGCACCTGTAGCGGTTCTGTTGCTATCTTTCACTAGTTGGAAAATCATGTTTTTTATCCTCGGTACAATAGGGATTGTATGGGCGATTATTTGGTATTTTACTTTTACGAATATGCCTGAGGATCATCCACGAGTGACAAAAGAAGAACTAGCTGAAATACGAAGTACGGAAGGTGTGCTTCAATCAGTAAAAGTAGAGAAAGAAATTCCAAAAGAGCCATGGTACTCCTTTTTTAAAGTTCCGACATTCGTTATGGTTACGATAGCATATTTTTGCTTCCAATATATCAATTTTTTAATATTAACTTGGACACCAAAATACTTGCAAGATGTATTCCATTTTCAATTATCTTCCCTTTGGTATCTTGGGATGATTCCTTGGCTCGGAGCTTGCATCACATTGCCACTAGGGGCGAAGCTATCTGATCGTATTTTACGTAAAACAGGAAACCTTCGTTTAGCTCGAACCGGGTTACCGATTATTGCTTTATTACTGACAGCAATTTGTTTTAGCTTCATTCCAGCGATGAATAATTACGTAGCTGTATTAGCGCTTATGTCGCTTGGAAATGCGTTTGCTTTTTTACCAAGTTCATTATTTTGGGCAATTATTGTCGATACTGCTCCTGCTTACTCAGGAACATATAGTGGAATTATGCATTTCATCGCTAATATCGCGACAATCTTAGCCCCGACTTTAACTGGATACTTAGTTGTAAGTTATGGCTATCCTTCTATGTTTATCGTAGCTGCCATTTTGGCCGCTATTGCAATGGGGGCAATGTTGTTTGTGAAACCAGGGCAGCAGACGAAGACGGAAAGCTTATTTAACTGGAGAGGTAAGAAGCGGTTAGAGGAACCTCGTGCTAATTTTGAATGA
- a CDS encoding LutC/YkgG family protein: MNTDVQESFLNNIARKLNRERRSGVTPPRWKNNPLSHFSNEIDHKSLVEQFIANLHTLHTEVSHIHRSEIGSALQYVVHKFNIQSAVYWDDDRLHQLEIGKHLIGNFVSHRMWQSKEGERELRDYAAQVDMGITYAEMGLAETGTVVLWNGGGRGRLVSVLPAVYVAILSEHTIYRRLTEGVTRIHEQVSNGLPACINFITGPSRTGDIEMELAFGVHGPGKVHVILLKD, encoded by the coding sequence ATGAATACGGATGTACAAGAGTCTTTTTTAAACAATATCGCACGTAAATTAAATCGAGAACGTCGCTCGGGAGTTACTCCTCCCAGGTGGAAAAACAATCCACTTAGCCACTTTTCTAATGAGATAGATCACAAAAGTTTAGTAGAGCAGTTTATTGCAAACTTGCATACGTTACATACAGAAGTAAGTCATATACACCGTTCAGAAATAGGGAGTGCACTACAGTATGTTGTACATAAATTTAATATTCAATCTGCGGTGTATTGGGACGATGATAGATTACATCAACTTGAAATAGGAAAGCATTTAATAGGAAATTTCGTTTCTCATCGAATGTGGCAAAGTAAAGAAGGGGAAAGAGAACTACGGGATTATGCAGCTCAAGTGGATATGGGAATTACATATGCTGAAATGGGACTCGCTGAGACGGGAACCGTTGTTTTATGGAATGGTGGTGGACGCGGGCGTTTAGTTAGCGTTTTGCCAGCAGTTTATGTAGCAATTCTCTCAGAACATACAATTTATAGACGCTTAACAGAAGGAGTAACTAGAATTCATGAACAGGTTTCGAATGGATTACCTGCCTGTATTAATTTTATCACTGGGCCTAGCCGGACAGGTGATATTGAGATGGAATTAGCTTTTGGAGTTCATGGCCCAGGCAAGGTCCATGTCATTCTATTAAAGGATTAG
- a CDS encoding LutB/LldF family L-lactate oxidation iron-sulfur protein, with the protein MSVAGELDFLKRVDKALHDPQMRSAVPFTQDRLRMGREQATHELGNMEEWREAASEIRMHTIENLDSYLEQLATNVRKNGGHVHFAFKAEDAVSYVSEIVRKKGARSVIKSKSMVSEEIHLNKNLEEMGVKVVEYDLGEYIIQLAGETPSHLIAPAIHKTKEQVAELFSKEAGRKIPVDTNQLLQFAREKLRKEFLEADIGISGCNFAVAESGSVVLISNEGNARLTTTLPKVHIAIMGMERLVPTWKDLDVVISMLTRSATGQKITSYVTGINGARLHEDMDGPEEFHLIILDNGRSDILGTAYEEVLKCIRCGACVNVCPVYRNIGGHAYGSVYSGPIGAVLAPLLEGYEELKELPFASSLCGACTDVCPVKIPLHDLLIEHRKDVVEQGFITKFEQLAFKGFTFMVSHPFVYEKAIKMAHTGLSIFAKDGYIANGPGPLKGWTESRDFPKPAKQSFRDWWKKETRDS; encoded by the coding sequence ATGAGTGTGGCGGGGGAACTAGATTTTTTGAAAAGAGTAGATAAAGCGTTGCATGATCCGCAGATGAGAAGCGCGGTTCCGTTTACACAAGATCGGCTTCGGATGGGAAGGGAACAGGCTACACATGAATTAGGGAACATGGAAGAATGGCGCGAGGCAGCATCTGAAATTCGGATGCACACAATCGAAAATTTAGATAGTTATTTGGAACAATTAGCTACTAATGTTCGGAAAAATGGGGGGCATGTGCATTTCGCTTTCAAAGCGGAAGATGCTGTATCATATGTTTCTGAAATCGTAAGAAAAAAAGGAGCGAGATCAGTAATTAAGTCAAAATCCATGGTTTCAGAAGAAATACATCTTAATAAAAACTTAGAAGAGATGGGGGTAAAAGTAGTAGAGTATGATCTTGGGGAGTATATTATTCAATTAGCTGGAGAAACGCCATCCCATTTAATCGCCCCGGCCATTCATAAGACGAAGGAACAAGTAGCAGAGCTTTTTTCTAAGGAAGCAGGAAGAAAGATCCCAGTTGATACGAATCAATTACTACAATTTGCAAGGGAGAAATTGCGTAAAGAGTTTTTAGAGGCTGATATTGGTATTTCCGGTTGTAACTTTGCGGTAGCGGAATCTGGATCAGTTGTGCTTATAAGTAATGAAGGAAATGCTCGCCTTACTACGACATTGCCAAAGGTTCATATTGCGATTATGGGGATGGAACGCCTTGTTCCGACATGGAAAGATCTTGATGTAGTCATTTCGATGTTAACAAGAAGTGCTACAGGCCAAAAGATTACATCTTATGTAACAGGAATTAATGGGGCGCGTTTACATGAAGATATGGATGGACCTGAAGAATTTCATTTAATTATTTTAGATAATGGCCGGTCTGATATTTTAGGAACTGCTTATGAAGAAGTATTAAAGTGTATAAGGTGCGGAGCTTGTGTAAATGTTTGTCCTGTGTATCGCAATATTGGAGGCCATGCTTATGGAAGTGTTTATAGCGGGCCAATTGGAGCGGTACTTGCGCCTTTATTAGAAGGATATGAAGAGTTAAAAGAATTACCTTTTGCATCAAGTTTGTGCGGAGCATGTACAGATGTTTGTCCTGTGAAAATTCCATTGCATGACCTTCTCATTGAACATCGTAAAGATGTCGTGGAACAAGGGTTTATAACGAAATTTGAGCAACTTGCCTTTAAAGGTTTCACGTTTATGGTGAGTCATCCATTCGTTTATGAGAAAGCAATTAAAATGGCACATACAGGGTTATCGATATTTGCAAAAGATGGTTATATTGCGAATGGCCCAGGTCCATTAAAAGGATGGACAGAAAGTAGAGATTTTCCAAAACCTGCGAAACAATCATTCCGTGATTGGTGGAAAAAAGAAACGAGGGATTCATAA
- a CDS encoding (Fe-S)-binding protein: MKVSLFITCLSDVFFPQVGKSVVEIMNQCGVELDFPEGQTCCGQPAYNSGYQEDAKLAAKQMIKAFEHSEYIVTPSGSCASMVHHYYKEMFKGDSEWYEKAVHLADRTYELTDFVVNILGKNDWKSKLVEKAVFHQSCHMSRALGIKEEPLKLLSQVEGLDIKELPYCQDCCGFGGTFAVKMSSISETMVDEKIKHIEATEANLLIGADMGCLMNIGGRLRRENKNIQVLHVAEVLAKGLNK, encoded by the coding sequence ATGAAAGTCTCGTTATTTATTACTTGTTTATCAGATGTGTTTTTTCCTCAAGTAGGTAAGAGTGTCGTAGAAATTATGAATCAATGTGGAGTGGAACTAGATTTCCCTGAAGGACAGACTTGTTGCGGACAACCAGCTTACAATAGTGGATATCAAGAAGATGCAAAACTAGCAGCAAAGCAAATGATTAAAGCATTTGAACATAGTGAATATATTGTGACCCCTTCAGGTTCTTGCGCTAGCATGGTTCATCATTATTATAAAGAGATGTTTAAAGGTGATAGTGAATGGTATGAAAAAGCGGTTCATTTAGCGGATAGAACGTATGAGTTGACGGACTTTGTAGTAAATATACTTGGGAAAAATGATTGGAAATCTAAGTTGGTTGAGAAAGCTGTTTTCCATCAATCTTGTCATATGAGTCGGGCGCTCGGGATCAAAGAGGAACCACTGAAGTTATTATCGCAAGTAGAAGGTCTAGACATAAAAGAATTACCATATTGCCAAGATTGCTGCGGGTTTGGTGGTACTTTTGCAGTGAAAATGAGCTCGATTTCTGAAACGATGGTTGATGAAAAAATAAAACATATTGAGGCGACAGAAGCAAATCTCTTAATTGGAGCAGATATGGGATGTCTTATGAATATTGGGGGAAGATTGCGTAGGGAAAATAAAAATATTCAAGTGTTACATGTAGCAGAAGTACTGGCGAAGGGGCTGAATAAATGA
- a CDS encoding LysR family transcriptional regulator, whose amino-acid sequence MDIRKLRYFIVIAEEKQLTRAAQRLHMAQPPLSRQLSLLEQELSVNLFERNGRNMLLTEEGKILYMKAKNIILQLEETITEIKDTSEGLRGKLSIGAFHSCIPFLSEKIRYFQDNYPNVNLKIWEGGPSYLIEQLENRHIELAILRTPFNKDVFSSICLSKEPFVLVMPAKWELYRSHLPIPLTELSHIPLLLLHKDKENSYHQLVIDECKHLGITLNIACECPDSAFILMLIMTGIGASILPKSAISHIPQEFIKIVDLIDFPYESESSIIWLKDRKLSKRAQRFIECT is encoded by the coding sequence ATGGATATAAGAAAACTTCGTTACTTTATTGTAATCGCTGAAGAAAAACAGCTTACCCGTGCTGCCCAACGACTTCATATGGCACAGCCACCTCTAAGTAGACAACTATCGCTACTAGAACAAGAATTATCAGTAAACCTCTTTGAAAGAAACGGCCGAAATATGCTTTTGACTGAAGAAGGAAAAATTTTATATATGAAAGCAAAAAACATTATTCTTCAATTAGAAGAAACTATTACGGAGATTAAAGATACCAGTGAAGGGCTAAGGGGCAAGCTATCTATTGGAGCATTTCATTCTTGCATTCCTTTTCTTTCTGAAAAAATACGCTATTTTCAAGATAACTATCCAAATGTGAACTTAAAAATATGGGAAGGTGGCCCTTCATACTTAATAGAGCAATTAGAAAATCGGCATATCGAACTCGCTATCTTGCGTACACCTTTTAATAAAGATGTTTTTTCTAGTATTTGTTTATCAAAGGAACCTTTCGTATTAGTCATGCCTGCTAAATGGGAACTATATCGTTCTCACCTCCCAATCCCTCTAACCGAATTAAGCCATATTCCCCTTTTACTTTTACATAAAGATAAAGAAAATAGCTATCATCAGCTCGTCATCGATGAATGCAAGCACCTTGGTATAACTTTAAATATAGCATGTGAATGTCCTGACTCAGCATTTATTCTTATGCTTATTATGACTGGCATCGGTGCCTCTATCTTGCCGAAAAGTGCTATATCTCATATCCCGCAAGAATTTATAAAAATAGTAGATTTAATAGATTTCCCTTATGAGTCTGAATCATCAATTATATGGCTGAAAGATCGGAAGCTTTCTAAAAGAGCGCAACGATTTATAGAATGTACATAA
- a CDS encoding F0F1 ATP synthase subunit alpha: MGMKKLILAGALGIAALSGTNVPGLELTKASAASIESNFSTLEGRVVEVDNGVIVVKSKQYEEPVSVYIDSLSNVKVGDEVKATGSMMRNFTEYMVATAVENTTNKLGMHMKEDGSPDYVIGEVAKVGTMEDQGDGATKYVVVEYPSLNGKKVIIDVFLTKGQVFHTGEKVKIDMKYVGWGGSSINWNTTDHIEKVYEVKSNVENNDDVWIWS; the protein is encoded by the coding sequence ATGGGTATGAAAAAATTAATTTTAGCAGGTGCTTTAGGAATCGCAGCATTATCAGGAACGAATGTACCAGGATTAGAACTAACAAAAGCGAGTGCAGCTTCTATTGAATCGAATTTCTCGACGTTAGAAGGACGAGTAGTAGAAGTAGATAACGGTGTAATTGTTGTAAAATCTAAGCAATACGAAGAACCTGTTAGCGTATATATAGATTCACTTTCAAATGTGAAAGTAGGAGATGAAGTAAAAGCTACTGGATCTATGATGCGTAATTTTACAGAATATATGGTTGCAACTGCAGTTGAAAATACAACAAACAAGTTAGGCATGCACATGAAAGAAGATGGCTCACCTGATTATGTAATTGGGGAAGTAGCAAAAGTAGGAACGATGGAAGATCAGGGAGACGGTGCTACTAAATATGTCGTAGTGGAGTATCCATCGCTAAACGGGAAGAAAGTGATTATTGATGTTTTCTTAACAAAGGGACAAGTATTTCATACGGGTGAGAAAGTGAAAATTGATATGAAGTATGTAGGCTGGGGTGGAAGTTCTATTAACTGGAACACAACGGATCATATCGAAAAGGTTTATGAGGTAAAGAGCAACGTTGAAAATAATGATGATGTTTGGATTTGGTCTTAA